GGCACTAACAGCAATGCTTTCAAAGGTACAGAGCAGCTCCAGTCTCAATTTTGTTCAGGAATCTGTATTTATTGAAGGACTGCATTGTTTGTAATGCcgaattgtgctgcttttttacGGCCagtgttttacattttacatcagAGCCTATCTCTTATTGTCTTTCTTTCTGAATTGATCTGTTAGCCACGTCGGCCCATCCCACGGTGCACTCCTGACAAAAAACGAGTAGTGTTACAAAAGAAAAATCTTATCTTCCCATAAAACCTTGCAAAAGGTGTTTTGTTATGTTGGTTTCTGTCTTGTTTTAATTCAAGATGGCAGACTTTTTAGTCAGCGTAAGCTAATTGACAGTGCCCAAATGGAAACAaaactgtgtttgtgttttagttGCTTTGTTTTCGCTCCGCACAGTGTCTGGCCAAAATTGCTATACCGTTGGACGAAAACGAGGGGAATTGGCACAATCGTACCACTATCTCGTGCCAAACACTGATATGCTCAGAATCGCCGCTCCGGTTTGTCCAGGCATAGCTGGAAACCCACTTTAGCAATGCCAATTTTTTTCGTTTCTCCTCTTGCATATTAAATGTGACTGTGGCTTGTTCCACTGCTGATGGCGCTAACATAAAAGGGGGACATAGAACTTGATATTGAGAATGAAAACATTTGATTGTTTCAAGTTATTCTTAAATAAATTCAAAACTGAAAAACAACTGTGTGTGTGGATGTGTGATGCAGACAGGGTGTTATTCGCCTTTTTTGGGGTTTAAACAAAGTTCTTCTGTATAACAAGTATACACAAGTGAAATGTCAACAGGTTGTTGTAAGGTCCTTTATATAACCTATAATGAACACCTATAGAACCAAAacataaagttttaaatcttaaagggacactccacttattttgaaaatatgctcattttccagctcccctagagttaaacgtttgattgttggatatttttcctatttaaaacttgactcttctgtagttacatcgtgtaccaagaccgacagaaaattaagttgcaattttctaggccgatatggcgaggaactatactctcattctggcgtaataatcaaggactttgctgctgtaacatggctgcaggaggcgcaatgatattacgcagcagccgaaagtagtccccttggttactttcaatagcagaggactattttcgggcagtgcgtaatattacTACGCCTGCTGCGGCCATGGTGTGGCAGCGAGGTCTCTGATTATtgcgccggaatgagagtatagttcctagctataTCGGTGTGTTACATGTAGAGTGCCGCCGGGgagggatgacgtatttttgtaggccaaccctgGAAGTTAGCAGGACACTGGTTTTCcattaatttttcccattgACACTTGCATTATCGCTAAAATATGACACGTACAGACATGTTTTGTCCAACAAAGATCATCTTCACATATGaaacaacttttatgaattttaaagtctaaatgcatttactataaataaaacaaaaacaaatttagacttaaaaattcataaaagttctgttcatctgtgaagatcATCTTGTTGGACAAAggtctcgtacacactgcaatctttcgggagtgacaaccgaattaaaatgcgggagtgaatcccctaaatgttcgtttcatgtctgtacagaacaagactcactcccgaaaatgtgatgattgacacagagataGCCATAGCAAATAGGGATGGGCATAattaatcgacgatcgataattgattgttaagaatttcgtcgataacgttaatttgttatcaattaatcgaatgcatttttttatctaactcctgtttcacaaatactccgtatgcagtgcgtttgcgtatgtgtgcggcgaatccgtcaagcacccgttgcagttttgcaatgctttatttatctccacatatatcataaataaaaataagcagagtaactttgcaagtctacccttccacattatatatttcctactatgtatgtatatgatttccaaataataaacgagattattcaacgacaaaaagcgtttcatatggaaataaatcacaatattattatttctcaaaactttatgacaaaaaaagcaactgtattcctacagttattcaaagatgcacacataaTTCCGCatatatttgaatattatacaaaagtctcatatggcaaataaatatcctcacattaacataacagcataatgaaatgaataaacagacaatgaaacaggattaaaatataaattgtattattattaccggaacaagcaatattgctaaaataatctctgaggtaaatgcgtcaaaaacgctgttacccgcacaataagtctaaatgagcaatacaagtgaaaaaagcattattaggccatgtctcaaaactttatatgacaaaatatattttaaagaaatgtaatacttacagttattcaaagatgcacacattattacatattactcccgtttatgagcacgtttgtctctggcctcgctctgttatgtaatagattgacaggtgcgcatctccatctttcaaacatatataattttgtaattacttccttaggaaaattagccatgattttatcattgtgaaaatgtttttttttttttgcagattaaaaacgatttgtatttccgcaattttactacaaataccatggttatggtatattgtggagttggagaccatagtaaatttgtgtctactgttgttttacaacaaataaaaactaaaagactatgttagtataattaaacgatggtgaatggggctcacaaaacgcacgctgtttcacacatactctgtaTGCGGAATAAGCCAAGTTAGCGCTGAGGTACCTGTGCATCCCGGTCAGTCTCCTCGGAGCGGCTGTTTTCTGCGGCGGCTGGACTGACGGTCACCATGGGTTGCGGTCGCGTCTGATCCCaaaacatgcttttatttctcaaaaaaaatcagtagactggtgcagaagttttatgcgagttactaaagttatttatttttcacgaggctttaatgcctaatttgttatagcctaatgttatgaaggctaatatcttgcactttcttctggcttgaataattttgagttacattttgacaaaaccttacagatctaagtattatgttttttgtttaatttaatgttaaacatgaatctgttttttattttggaacTAATAATGAGGTCTCTATTTTAAAACGCTggctcgcagctgcaggttccgctgctttagagcaccgcacatgcacgcacatatatgtttgaaacatagtttaactgtctgccacaagttgatcttgtaataaaggtctcatcgaggaaaagcacgctgtatatttgtattcattgcattttttaagtataaaagttaaataacaaattttattataaaaatattaatcgatagtcgatcgttaattctcccgacgatcgacaaagaaaacttaatcgaatgcccatccctaaaaTTAGCAACATTCTGCCTTCTcgcgtgcttatcactcacagctttgaccaaaataataacagtattgtgttttgcaataaactcCGTCTTGGTGTTGTGTATTTTACGGTTTTGTGAGGCTGCTTCACAGCGCGGAGCGCgcggtcttgcagtgttgcgaggtcctcgtcttttttgtacgtAAACACCGTTTTGGCAATTAACCGATTATGGCTTTtagctcatgaagcgatcaagttttggGTGTTAATAAATTGTGAGGGTGgcggtcccaatattttgatctttgaggtaaagcatttagatttatttcggtttattattggatttttcttgttcgctgtttttttagtgcaagatctggGAACACTAGTCACCAATTGttgtgcctctgtcattttctgaaccGCGCATACAGAAGACCTTTTCCTCTTCTAAGCATTTATTAAGAGAGACCTGTCCTGTTTATGGTGAAtgtttaaacacttgattaagtactagttgttcagttcagttatgtacacactgtgcagagtttttgtaaattcggttgtcactatctgcattttgcgggagttaattcggtaaaatactgaactgtgtgtgtacagcaGGGGCGTAGctagaattttatttttggggggtcCCATCTTAAAATGAGGGGGCAACtctcatttatttatatatatatatatatatatatatatatatatatatatatatatatatatatatatatatatatatatatatatatatatatatatatatacacctttacacatttaaaacagcatATTTACTTCACCGTTTCAGCAGAACTTGAAGTAGACTCAGATGATATGGATGGCACATTTTCTTCTCGCTCATCTTTCCGtgttttttttgaaaaagtgtAATATTGTACTTTGCGCGCCAGCTGCCATTGTCACCAAATATTAATAATCTCTCATGCAAAGATGACAGCATAAGTTACGCACAACAACATGTAACATGGAAATCTGAGGGGGCGGACATGTAAATGAGGGGGccaaggcccacccaggcccccTCATGGCTACGCCCCTGGTGTACAgaagcattaaaaggtgaagtaacaaccaaattaatatgcagtgtgtacgggacCAAAATGTCttaagtgtcataaacttttgttaaacagagctttttctaaagtctgtggTAAAACTGAATGGGCTTTTTAAAGAGGGAACCTCTATAGTGACAGTAAATAATGCATAGTAAGAACATGCTGGTAATCATTATTAgtcagtacttaaatgtataataacactttaacattgtcactgtaaaataataatattgttaatattattagtaGTAATACTATTGTTGGTAATTAATTGTgaagttacactgtaaaaattacctcttgaaataaagtgtaaccacaagtttatatatacactcacctaaaggattattaggaacacctgttcaatttctcattaatgcaatggtgtagtggtgtgggggatgttttcttggcgcACTTTTtcgccccttagtgccaattgggcatcgtttaaatgccatggcctacctgagcattgtttctgaccatgtccatccctttatgaccaccatttacacatcctctgatggctacttccagcaggaaaatgcaccatgtcacaaagctcaaatcatttcaaattggtttcttgaacatgacaatgagttcactgtactaaaatggcccccatagtcaccagatctcaacccaatagagcatctttgggatgtggtggaatgggatcTTCGTGCTCTGGAtttgcatcccacaaatctccaactgcaagatgctatcctgtcaatatgggccaacatttctaaagaatgctttcagcaccttattgaatcaatgccacatagaataaggcagttctgaaggcgaaatggggtcaaacacagtattagtatggtgttcctaataatcctttaggtgagtgtagtaaTACTATATAACAAACATGCAGAATTTGTTAGAATGTTTATTAAAGAACACATAAAAATATTGATAGCATGGATGTTTGAAGATGATTTTAAGTTCTTATTTCACAAAGACCATCAGCAGTACATTTGGAAAAAGCATTATTGCTTAATGAACAGAATTAGAaatcaaaaaaaattaatgtatactGGTCACACATTTGTGGCAagtaaaacatacagtatatatgcaGTAGATGTTAGTAATACTTTAAGGGGAGATAAATAATCAAAAGTCTTGCACTGTGTCTAATTTATGATCTGAGCAGTTTTATATTGAATAAATATGATATACAAATATGGCAAATAATACAACATTATCATAAAAATGTAAGTATAAATGCACTATAAGAAATATGTACATGAATCGGAAAACCCCATAAACCCAAATGTCTGTCTTGATTATTTTGTCGTCTTATCCTCATCTTTTTTGTCCTCAACCACTTCAGACAGCTCTTCTGCTCGCAGTTTTTTAACTTTGTTCTCCATGTTGGTGATCCTCTGCTTGATCTTGCCCTGGTAAGTCGTGTACTCTGCCATAAGCTTGGCAAATTTGGTTGTCATCACATCGAGGCTTCCCTCTAGACGGTGAACCTTCTCTTCTAGATCTTTGGGATCAGCGCCTGCGCTCGCCACCGCCTCATCGAGAAGGTTGTCCTTCCTCAGGATGGACTTTCCTTTCTCCTCCAGGGCTTTTTTGGCATCTGGGTACTCTGTCAATGCTTCCATGAGGTCGTCTTTGGACAGGGCGAATAGATCAGAATATCCAACACTACGAATGTTTGCCGTTCTTCTGTTTCCGGCCTTACTGCCCTTAATTCCGAGAATGCTGATTTCTCCGAAGTATGCACCGTCGCTGAGCACCACAAATTGGGTAACACCGTCATCAGCCACCACGGCGAGCTTTCCTTCTTTGATGATGTACATTTCTCGGCCGATGTCGCCCTTCTTGCATATGTAATCTCCAGGACTGAAGACCTGCGGCTGTAACTTAAGCACCAACTCGATAAGTAGCCCCGCTTCGCAATCCTGGAAGATTCGCACCTTTTTCAGCGTGTCCAAATGGACGTTGATGGCAATCTCGGCTTTGAGCTTGTCCGGAAGGTTCTTCAAGACTTCCTTTTCATCgcaagtcttcttctccgtccAGAGGTAGTCGAACCATTTGATGACCCGAGCCTCCAGATCTTTGCTGACTTTACGAAACTGCATATATTGCTTGATGGAGTCGATCTTGGCCTGAAACTCGGCACGGGAAGCGTTCATGTTGGAAATCATTGCGCCGACATTACCGACGATGGTGGCGAATATCAACACACCGATGAGGAAGTCGGCAACGACAAACAAATATTCAAGATCTTTAACAGGTGGAGGAGTTTCTCCAATGGTGGTAAGTGTGAGAGTGGACCAATACAGACAGTAGATGTATTTTCTGGCCAGGCGGCCATATTCAGGGTGGCTTATGTTCGGGTATACCCACGTGTCTGTCCCAAAGCCGATGGTTTTGGAAATGGCAAAGAAAATGCAAGCGTTCCAGTGAATAATAATGAGGATGTAAAGCACGAGGTTGCTGATACGGAAAATGTTCGGATAGTTTGTTCTGGTTTCCGTGCGGTCGAAGAACTCAAAGAGACGGGCCATTTTGAAGAGACGATTGAAACGAAGCTCGGGATTGTTAAATCCCACCTTAAACATTAATAAATCTGTGGGAATCATTGAAATCATGTCGTATTTGAATTGTGGGATTTTTTTGTAATGATTCACCAGCTTCTTGCCATCTTTAACAAGAAGGCCCTGCTCCAAGAAacctgaaaatgaaaaaaaaagaggaatattttaaatatattgcaTAGCTCAATTTGTTCGATTtccactttaaataaaaacatctgccaaatgcataaatagtATCATAATGTACCATTTATAGGGTTTTATCATCAGATTCCACATGTATAGTACCTACAACCTGTTAACAAACATGATTAAGACTGCgcccgaaaactctaaattgctgtcTTTTGaggcagcattccaaggcaggaaggcatgtccgaatacaatgttaggtttacttcctgactcctgagatcttgtcccacaattctatgcatgTGCGTGCacggggaatgtgattggtcgagcctggtcgagttcaaaaaaataaagtggTGACCAGGAAAGCGTCTGGAGCACAACTTTattctaaataaatgtatattttcacttttacaccttttaattgcatttctagtgaaaaaattagtattgtagttttcaaatatgtgattagttatcacaaagccgctctctgtttatatttcattcAAACATGCTGCTTTTGAAGTGTCTAAAAGcgtttctctgagctgccttaatGCCTccaaagtcattgcctcatgaggcagcgaggcaataAGTCAGTTTTTGGACGCAGCCCATACCTGTTCTTGATCGAACGAACGTGTCCATGTAGTAGATCACATCTGAGCCGTAGTCCAGAATGATCCAAAGCACTGTATAAGAGTCCTGAAGCTCATTGAAACCCGCCctatagaaataaaaacaatgcagcATTTACCACATCTACACCCTTAAAAAATTATGACGCTTGAAGATGCcatagaaaaaagtttttttgtctaaatggtTCTATAAAGTacctttaaagaggacatttcatatttttttaagatgtcaaatcttttgtgtccacagagtacgtatgtgaagttttagctcaaaataccatatagataatttattatagcatgttaaaattgccactttgtatgtgtaagcaaaaatttgctgttttggggtgtgtcatttaacatgcaaatgagctgatctctgcactaaatggcagtgccgtggttggatagcgcagattaaggggcagtcttaatccccttctgacatcacaaggggagccaaatttcaagctattttttccacatgcttgcagagaatggtttataaaaactaagttactgggttaatctttttcacattttctaggttgatagaagcacttttTAGTACTTGATATGACCCATTTTTAGcccttaaacatgaaaaaagtcagattttcatgatatgtcccctttaacatccAAATCTGAATAATCTTTTTGTCAACAAAGAAACAGAAAGGTTAatcagattataaaaatgtaaaaaaaagaaatgttttttttaaagaacctttgactgaatgttTTTTTGAAGAACCAAATATGATTATTTTATGGCATTGCTGTAAAGTACCTTttgtagtgctgggcaaagattaatagCGATTAatttcatacaaaataaaagtgatttttggcataatatatgagtgtgtgcaattattatgtatatataaatacaaacatttacgtgtgtgtgtgtgtgtatatatattttatatatatatatatatatatatatatattatatataaaaattatatatacatttttaaaaaatctgaaatgaatatatgtatgtgtgtgtggttaaatatacataataattacacacagtacacacacacatattatgcaaaaaatcgcttttattttgtatgagattaatcgcTATTAATCTTTGCCTAGCGCTACTTTTaagcaactttatttttaccttaCTGATTTTATAAACAATGTGAACCGCCCTTGTTACCAACATAATGAGGTTGTAGAAAACCGGCGCTGCTATGATGGACAACCATCTGTAATATTTGTCTGAGGAGGGGTCCATGATCCAAACTTCCTTCCTTAAAAACAGGAGATTATCTTATGGCCTTTTTCAAAGAGAAAGATGAATACTGAATTGCATTTATCTAGATATTTTCAGATAATGTTACTAGATTCAAATTATAGATATTGTCTGACTAGTGTTACTAAATTTCCTATTGTTATCACTAAATTTCATTTGTTTAATACTCACGGTGGAGGAGGAGCATCTTTCTTTTTATCATCTTTCTTTTCATCTTTTTTCTCCTCCTTTTTCTCATCTTTATTCTCCTCTTTTTTCTCCTCCTTTTTCTCCTCTTTTTTCTCTTCCTTGTCTCCATCcttttttatttcctcctttTTGTCCTCCTTTTTGCTgaaggtaatgtttttatttttttatgtgattAAATTGTTTTAACAACTACTCTGGTTTCTATAGGGCATGGGTTTTGAAACTGGGGTGCGCGGGGGAACATCCAACAGGTTCTAAGGGGACCCAGGAAATTTCGTAGGAAAAAGGCAAAACTAAAATTGTCATCCACGTCATTTCTAAGTGATcatatacttttttttacttttcttgcCATATATACTTTCAAGAATTGTGTTTTTTCCCTTTACAGGACCTTTGATCTCACTCACTGTGGTTCGTACAGTATCACAATGTAATTGGTTCTTTAtacgtaaaaatacacaactatatatatatatatatatatatatatatatatatatatatatatatatatatatatatatatatatatatatatatatatataaaatcatcatatttgggggTCCTTGGCATCaaaaaggtttgaaaacccctgctatAGGGTACTAGTAGCCACTACAACTATAAAACTCAACATGTTAAGTCACGTGCTAACCTGCAGATGGCAGTATTAACCAACTACAATTCACTCACTTTTTTAATTTCATACGTCATTGTATGAATGCTCTTGTAACTTCATATTTTTACTAATATAACTAATAATATTcacattattatttaaaactacactgtaaaaaatgcagcatgaagttaaaattaCTTAATAAAGTCAAATCAACCTACTACTTAAAGTTTTGATGTGTGAATATATGACATGACATAAGTTGAAATTGTGtaaccaaaaatatatgttgatttgacaaaaatgccgcattttttaaagtgtatatttcacaaatgttttgatttacATCTCACAAGAGTTTCTAAAATGTACTAGTTAGGGACTTCTAGAGGAGTTTACTTACTCATCTGTATTGTTGCAGTTGTTCATATTGTAAGTTGCCATATTCCAGTGTTTGTCTTTTCTTAAAGAGCAAAAAGCATTCAATGTTGTTGTTATTGTAGACTAAATTCGTCTAGATTCATCACTACTGCTAGTTTATTTTGTCTAttttatctgtttatctgtttgaATTAGTTTCTATTCTACTGTTTGCTATATTGTCTAAGCTAAAGGAGGACTATAGGTTGAAAtctacatactgtactgtactgtttatcagaaattaatttCTGACCCAACCCAATGTGCACCGCTTGGACTATGCCAGAAAAGTCTGCAAAAGGATTTGTACATAAAATGTTCTCACTTTTTTCCCTCACTCACTTCCTCTTACGAGGTCTGTCAGGAAGACCTATAGAGGAATGGGTGTTACTCCCACGGCTAGACAAGTCTTTGAGGTCTGGTCCACGAAATCGCTCCAAAAAGGAGTCGGGACGCTCGACCTCTCTGTGAAGCCTGTGAGATGCCCAGTTCTGCAGCATGACCAGGAATTGAGTAAGCCTGGGAGATAAATAGACACCAGAGAAATACACTTCCAAGCTGTTTGTACAGTATGTAGCTTTGTGTTTTACCCAAGTCAAATGCACACGTATTCATTTAATATCTTCGAAAAAGAGGATGTTTAGGATTTTAGTAAGATCATTTGCCTTGCATGTGTACAGTATCAAAATTTCATCTGAATGTGCATTTGGCTAAGGTTTGTTAACACATGTGATGAATATTAATACACTAGGGATTTTTTTAGATGTTACCTTGCCATAGCCCCCGAACCTGTGAAGGAAGTTCTCCTGGACTCCGGAAACTGGCTTGTTCCAGTAGAAATAATTCCCTGCATGTCAGAAGAGGTGTCCTCACCAAGAGAATGTGCCCTTAACAGTGggtaaaatcattttaatttcaaattatCCAAcgtatttaaattatttatattatccaatatatatatgtttattgtcaacaagaaaataatgtgtttaagACTTTCTCTGCATAAAAAAAGTGAGTGAAAGTATTGTCTGTCAGTTAAAGAGGtcataacatttttcttaatatttaaaaatataatactaGAGTTCACAGACAATCTTATGTGCTTTTTTAGACATTAAATTTGTGTTATGATGTACTGCTATTGGATTGATAGCAGTAAAAACAGTTTGTGCAGAGATATAGTGGGAATGGGTATTTTTAACACACTTCATTTAAACATTTGGTATTTTTTAACACACGtcatttaacttaaatattatAAGAGGACCTTAAGTGGGTTGTTAGTCTTGTCTTGTTAGTCTAACCTGCTTGCACCATTTTCAGCCTGGTTCAGTTCATCGTCAGAGGCTCGAACCGAGAGATGTTGCCGGGACGGGTAGGACTGCTCTGTACAAATCTTCGCCATTGTCTTTTGTGTCTTTGGCTATACATCAAGTGCTTAAAACAACAAACCCGCAACAACATCAACACAAAAACGCTCTTTCCTCCAAACTGTTTCATCATTAAAGAAATGCATTTGGATATGAAATCATTGCAATCATTATCCTGACTTTTTTAaccatttaagaaaaatgttcctGTTCTTACAATCAAAACGCAAGGTTTAATGCAAGGTTAAGGGGTAATGTCTTAAGAAATTACAGAGACCTGTTGATTTGTGCAAAGCAATTTTTACTTATATTTCCTGAATATATATGCATAAAATATTTTGCTTAATGCTTATATggtaaacattaaacatgatcCAGCCACCCATATCATGTATATGTGCACTTGGAAGTCAAGCTTTTGActtcttattaaaataaaaataagtaattCTTATTTTAGTTATAAAACGttggtgaaataaaaatgaatgattACAACCCTGTTAATTTGTTGTTACtgcaaaatacataaataatagGCCTAACTAAACATTTGTGACAAAACCCAGCAAAAGACatcttttattattaactgttgtgtacataaaatcatcctacataatgtaaggaaaaattctgtgaaaatataaccttgatatctttgcTATTGACTGAGACACCGTTAACCATCATTTTGTTTTAATCCAAATAAATTAGTACACTTAACACTGAAAaagttaatttttaatttaattcaatttattttgacttatttaaatctctacattttaaatttttacccatcatgcattgcagcatgcaTAAATTGTGTTGAGCTTTCTGTGTGAAGTTGAAACCTTTGCTTTACTTTATTTCACCTTTGCTTTGCAAGGTGTCATCTTTTTTGAGAGGC
This genomic interval from Misgurnus anguillicaudatus chromosome 8, ASM2758022v2, whole genome shotgun sequence contains the following:
- the cnga3a gene encoding LOW QUALITY PROTEIN: cyclic nucleotide-gated channel cone photoreceptor subunit alpha (The sequence of the model RefSeq protein was modified relative to this genomic sequence to represent the inferred CDS: substituted 1 base at 1 genomic stop codon) produces the protein MAKICTEQSYPSRQHLSVRASDDELNQAENGASRAHSLGEDTSSDMQGIISTGTSQFPESRRTSFTGSGAMARLTQFLVMLQNWASHRLHREVERPDSFLERFRGPDLKDLSSRGSNTHSSIGLPDRPHKHWNMATYNMNNCNNTDDKKEDKKEEIKKDGDKEEKKEEKKEEKKEENKDEKKEEKKDEKKDDKKKDAPPPPKEVWIMDPSSDKYYRWLSIIAAPVFYNLIMLMWXMLHCFYFYRAGFNELQDSYTVLWIILDYGSDVIYYMDTFVRSRTGFLEQGLLVKDGKKLVNHYKKIPQFKYDMISMIPTDLLMFKVGFNNPELRFNRLFKMARLFEFFDRTETRTNYPNIFRISNLVLYILIIIHWNACIFFAISKTIGFGTDTWVYPNISHPEYGRLARKYIYCLYWSTLTLTTIGETPPPVKDLEYLFVVADFLIGVLIFATIVGNVGAMISNMNASRAEFQAKIDSIKQYMQFRKVSKDLEARVIKWFDYLWTEKKTCDEKEVLKNLPDKLKAEIAINVHLDTLKKVRIFQDCEAGLLIELVLKLQPQVFSPGDYICKKGDIGREMYIIKEGKLAVVADDGVTQFVVLSDGAYFGEISILGIKGSKAGNRRTANIRSVGYSDLFALSKDDLMEALTEYPDAKKALEEKGKSILRKDNLLDEAVASAGADPKDLEEKVHRLEGSLDVMTTKFAKLMAEYTTYQGKIKQRITNMENKVKKLRAEELSEVVEDKKDEDKTTK